From a single Solanum dulcamara chromosome 4, daSolDulc1.2, whole genome shotgun sequence genomic region:
- the LOC129884862 gene encoding RNA polymerase sigma factor sigD, chloroplastic yields MAMAAWSCSNHSPASLFPYPSKLSTKPFFHYAILYCPQNCSFLDPIHALTTEAANEAFTIEGSSLIFDTKIEEKINKVEIFKEKIGLALRRKKRRKRRRCCYSECLDMEKGDKIFNSKPLKTGFYLTHKEDSEYSWYLKEEARIEILRKMVEETSEIGLSPNQLAKAAGMSTRRLDKLLINAKESQKKIIQCYKGLVVSVAASYQGKGLSLQDLIQEGSLGLLHGAKKFNPKKGYKLSTYAYWWIRQAISRAVANKSRVIRLPGSISELVPKICNANTELSRKLRQMPSYDEIAEALGMDVSTVRLVIERNRAPISIDQLVTSQGYMSLQDIISRPEDTTPEENVKRQMMKQDLEKILRNVLCDREAKILKLHFGLNGDTPQSFEEIGRVLKLSRERIRQINCTALSKLRESSMLDRFKMYIT; encoded by the exons ATGGCCATGGCTGCATGGTCATGTTCAAACCATTCTCCAGCTTCACTCTTTCCATATCCTTCAAAATTATCCACTAAACCCTTCTTCCATTATGCAATTCTCTATTGCCCCCAAAATTGCTCATTTTTGGACCCAATTCATGCATTGACAACCGAAGCAGCTAATGAAGCTTTTACAATTGAAGGAAGTTCTTTGATTTTCGATACCAAAATCGAGGAGAAGATCAATAAAGTTGAGATCTTTAAGGAGAAGATTGGGTTAGCAttgagaagaaagaaaagaaggaaaagaagaaggtGTTGTTATTCAGAATGTTTGGACATGGAAAAAGGGgataaaattttcaattctAAACCCTTAAAAACAGGTTTCTATTTGACCCATAAGGAAGACTCAGAGTATTCTTGGTACCTTAAG GAAGAAGCAAGAATTGAGATATTGAGAAAGATGGTTGAAGAAACAAGTGAGATTGGTCTAAGTCCAAATCAATTGGCTAAGGCTGCCGGAATGAGCACAAGAAGACTAGATAAGCTCTTGATTAATGCTAAAGAATCACAAAAGAAGATAATTCAATGCTATAAAGGGCTTGTTGTATCTGTTGCAGCTTCATATCAAGGCAAAGGATTAAGCTTACAAGATCTAATACAG GAAGGAAGCTTAGGCCTACTTCATGGTGCTAAAAAGTTCAATCCTAAGAAGGGGTATAAGCTTTCTACTTATGCTTATTGGTGGATTAGGCAAGCTATTTCAAGAGCCGTAGCAAACAAGTCTAGAGTTATTAGATTACCG GGGAGCATATCTGAGCTTGTCCCAAAGATTTGCAATGCGAATACTGAGTTAAGCAGAAAGCTTCGGCAAATGCCTTCATATGATGAAATTGCAGAAGCACTTGGTATGGATGTTTCAACTGTTAGACTAGTTATCGAGAGGAACCGAGCACCAATTTCCATTGATCAATTAGTAACTAGCCAAGGCTATATGTCATTGCAG GATATCATATCAAGGCCAGAAGACACAACACCAGAAGAAAATGTGAAAAGACAAATGATGAAGCAAGACCTGGAGAAGATTCTCCGCAATGTGTTATGTGATAGAGAAGCAAAGATTCTGAAATTGCACTTTGGACTCAATGGAGATACCcctcaatcttttgaggagATTGGGAGAGTGCTTAAGCTTTCAAGAGAAAGGATTAGACAGATTAATTGCACTGCCTTGTCAAAATTAAGAGAAAGTAGTATGTTAGACAGATTCAAAATGtacataacatga